The following are encoded together in the Roseivirga misakiensis genome:
- the porW gene encoding type IX secretion system periplasmic lipoprotein PorW/SprE: MCLAFNQLESVFLNLATIKKQGKQKYSLKPNQIPFIVLIAHYSTLLFSSQSILKTNISNIKHLVYLFPVIILWGCNSKGYQNMNARYNGYFYANQYINDVYQSLEDKYAYNFNDVLKVFPAIDSGTVSGNKEKLDDAFKKASQTIEWYKSSDWTDDSYILIGKIRHLRAQFQYAIETFQYVNQTSKDPGARQAALIGLMRTYMDMGDMDRALEVSNYLLLEEELTEKSNLDYKLLLAYYHQLEGNEAGMVTALEEVNELIKNRDQKARTNFILGQLAQKEGRNVEAIDYYNLALKGNPPYELVFHSQLNKMSLADFANASEDQVEKVYKIFDKLLKDGKNLEYQDKIYYVWGILEERRKRLQVAMRYYQVGTQVEQPDTRQQGLLFLKLGELYFEPFQNYQQASLNYDSAVSKLPNDEEGYDQVVEKQLVLKDFVTQLNTIALNDSLLALAELNPVSLDAFLQNYFIAEEEKKKADEKKKKRSGGATTNVASSANTDTSGDDTWYFYNQAAIDQGQQEFRRVWGNRPLEDDWRRSNKVSSSTDVSQNPTDDTPNTNLSFSQDAKSSQDLFAEEKTKLLATIPTSPEAKKEAYLAIQDALFNLGRIYLFGLSREDKSVTSYETLLSRFPNTEFKLETLFALYTIFKDKDSARAEGYKNQIISEFPESLTAKILINPNYVQEKEERNIRLQKQYAAAYAQYEAGDYVQADQMIEEALASFEDVDFLPTVELLSSIIKGKTVGLFAYEKGLNDFMAKYESGPLVDYAKTLVDALKPTKVDILGDRGFDFSEDFQGLHLVAITVDTTLNKSEEVMAIVNALNNDKFKSQRFSTTSLQFRKNPNIAIVYVNSFKTKSAAQRYRDILSVALKDMINPDDVNFHNFAISTDNFQFLFDNEKIEAYKSFHEKFYK, encoded by the coding sequence TCTTAAATCTAGCCACAATTAAAAAGCAAGGGAAACAAAAATATTCATTAAAACCTAACCAGATACCTTTTATTGTATTAATTGCGCATTATTCAACGTTGCTATTCAGTAGTCAATCTATTTTGAAAACCAACATTTCAAATATCAAGCATCTCGTTTACCTATTCCCGGTGATTATCCTTTGGGGATGTAACTCCAAGGGGTACCAAAACATGAATGCGCGCTACAATGGCTATTTCTATGCAAATCAGTATATAAACGATGTTTACCAGAGTCTGGAAGATAAATACGCCTACAATTTCAACGATGTCTTAAAGGTTTTTCCTGCGATTGATTCGGGTACCGTAAGTGGCAATAAAGAGAAGCTTGACGACGCATTTAAAAAAGCATCTCAGACGATAGAATGGTATAAATCCAGCGACTGGACGGATGATAGTTACATCTTGATAGGTAAAATCAGACACTTAAGGGCACAGTTTCAGTATGCTATAGAGACCTTTCAATATGTAAACCAAACAAGTAAAGATCCTGGCGCTAGACAGGCGGCCCTGATCGGCCTCATGCGTACTTATATGGATATGGGTGATATGGACAGGGCCCTTGAAGTATCTAACTACTTGCTTTTAGAGGAAGAACTTACCGAAAAGAGCAACCTTGACTACAAACTACTTCTGGCCTATTATCATCAGTTGGAGGGTAACGAGGCTGGAATGGTCACTGCCTTGGAAGAAGTTAATGAACTGATTAAAAACAGGGATCAAAAAGCACGGACTAACTTCATTTTAGGACAACTTGCCCAAAAAGAGGGTAGAAATGTAGAAGCCATCGATTACTACAACTTGGCGCTAAAAGGAAATCCACCTTACGAATTGGTATTCCATTCTCAACTGAACAAAATGTCTCTCGCTGATTTTGCCAATGCCTCTGAAGATCAGGTGGAAAAGGTATACAAAATCTTCGATAAGCTTTTAAAGGATGGCAAAAACCTAGAGTACCAAGACAAAATCTATTATGTGTGGGGGATTTTAGAGGAAAGAAGAAAAAGGCTTCAGGTCGCCATGCGTTATTATCAGGTTGGCACGCAAGTAGAACAACCTGATACCAGACAACAAGGGCTTCTATTTCTTAAACTTGGAGAGCTCTATTTTGAGCCATTTCAAAACTATCAACAAGCCAGTCTGAATTATGACAGTGCAGTGAGCAAACTCCCAAATGATGAGGAGGGCTACGATCAAGTTGTTGAAAAGCAATTGGTACTCAAAGATTTTGTAACCCAGCTGAACACCATCGCTCTTAATGACAGTTTGTTAGCATTAGCCGAGTTAAATCCAGTTTCGTTAGACGCTTTTCTTCAGAATTACTTCATAGCTGAAGAAGAAAAGAAAAAGGCTGACGAGAAAAAGAAGAAAAGAAGTGGTGGTGCCACAACTAATGTAGCCTCAAGCGCGAATACTGATACTTCAGGAGATGACACTTGGTACTTTTACAATCAAGCGGCTATAGATCAAGGGCAACAAGAATTTAGACGTGTTTGGGGAAACAGACCTTTGGAAGATGATTGGAGAAGATCGAATAAGGTTTCCTCTTCTACCGACGTTAGTCAAAACCCGACTGATGATACGCCAAATACCAACTTATCTTTTTCACAGGACGCTAAAAGTAGTCAAGACTTATTTGCCGAAGAGAAAACAAAACTGTTAGCCACCATACCAACGAGTCCCGAAGCAAAAAAAGAAGCATACTTAGCCATTCAGGATGCCTTATTTAATCTTGGCCGAATTTATCTTTTTGGGCTATCGAGAGAAGATAAATCAGTAACCAGCTACGAAACCTTACTCAGTCGCTTCCCAAATACTGAATTTAAATTAGAAACACTGTTCGCCTTATACACGATTTTTAAAGACAAGGACAGCGCTAGAGCAGAAGGCTACAAGAATCAAATCATTTCAGAATTTCCAGAAAGCTTAACAGCTAAGATTTTGATCAATCCTAACTATGTACAAGAAAAGGAGGAACGAAATATAAGGCTACAAAAACAGTACGCGGCTGCCTATGCGCAGTATGAAGCGGGTGATTATGTACAAGCCGACCAAATGATAGAGGAGGCGCTGGCTTCTTTCGAAGATGTAGACTTCCTACCTACTGTAGAACTACTTTCTTCAATCATTAAGGGTAAAACCGTTGGGCTTTTTGCTTATGAAAAAGGTCTAAATGATTTTATGGCTAAGTATGAATCTGGCCCACTGGTTGATTATGCCAAAACACTCGTCGACGCCCTTAAGCCAACTAAAGTAGATATTTTGGGTGACAGAGGTTTCGATTTTAGTGAGGACTTTCAAGGGCTTCATTTAGTAGCCATCACCGTGGATACTACCTTAAATAAAAGTGAAGAGGTAATGGCAATTGTGAATGCGCTCAACAACGACAAGTTCAAAAGTCAACGTTTTTCTACTACAAGTCTTCAGTTTAGGAAAAACCCGAATATTGCGATCGTTTATGTCAATTCGTTTAAGACAAAATCTGCTGCACAGCGCTATCGAGATATATTGAGTGTGGCCTTAAAAGACATGATTAATCCTGATGACGTTAATTTTCATAATTTTGCAATATCAACGGACAATTTTCAGTTCTTGTTTGACAACGAGAAGATAGAAGCGTACAAATCCTTTCACGAGAAATTTTATAAGTAA
- a CDS encoding penicillin-binding protein 1A, whose translation MSLKSKITQNRPLLKKLTIVAWVFFILGVIGLPTYIWAVSSNMNNWFGELPSYSQLENPDLNLTSTLYTSDGLQLGSGYFRDNRNPVTYDQLGDNLVNALTAAEDFRFERHSGIDLPSMFRVAFGVLTFNRKGGGSTISQQLAKQLFSTRVITEDKKGKLEGRNKYLDELIYKTKEWVLSVRLERSYTKQEIMAMYYNTVEFGNNAFGIKSAAKTYFNKLPSALTVSEAAVLAGMQKGVTTYRPDINPNASKRRRNVVMNQMVKYDFLSQEAYDTLKVPDIELSLKQQDQNTGLAQYFREVARVDLRELCKELGYDLYADGLKIFTTIDSRMQTYAEQATDSAMSKLQALFDKKLTEEDRSLWIDSKGRPIRDFLEDKVLSKSSAYRNLVKQYGEDSDSVDYYMNKPKNLTVFSWQGEIDTVMSTVDSVKYYKQFLQSGFLASDPKTGAIKAWVGGINFNYFKYDHVRSGGRQPGSLFKPFVYATAVEQGYSPCYVFKDEAVSIDIPDQDEPWSPQNAEGRFSGKEMTLKQAMANSVNSITARVMDIVKPEKVVDMTKRLGIKSRIPPYYSIALGTENATLHELIGAYGAFANKGVHIEPYYVSRIEDRFGNVIYNEPPRKSRAISEDVAYVMLNMLQETVKSGSGRGLNYTYQLVDGKQEKNEIGAKTGTTQNASDGWFMAVTKDLVAGAWVGGDDRAIHFSSWIDGQGARTAMPIVGLFMQKVYADSTIGIERSFFDRPADLNREIDCQKFADIVSPSDSTIIYDDEIYQPK comes from the coding sequence ATGAGTTTAAAAAGTAAGATCACCCAAAATAGACCACTACTGAAAAAGCTGACCATTGTGGCATGGGTGTTTTTTATTTTAGGCGTGATAGGACTGCCAACCTACATTTGGGCAGTTAGTTCAAATATGAATAATTGGTTTGGTGAATTGCCAAGTTATAGCCAGTTAGAGAACCCCGATCTAAACCTTACCTCTACTCTCTATACATCTGATGGCCTACAGTTAGGCTCAGGCTATTTCCGGGATAATCGTAACCCAGTGACTTACGATCAATTGGGTGACAACCTTGTTAATGCCTTAACAGCCGCCGAGGATTTCCGTTTTGAAAGACACTCAGGAATTGACCTGCCAAGTATGTTTAGGGTAGCCTTTGGAGTACTTACGTTTAATCGAAAAGGTGGTGGTAGTACCATTAGCCAGCAATTGGCAAAGCAACTCTTTTCTACCAGGGTAATCACTGAGGATAAAAAGGGTAAGTTAGAAGGCCGCAATAAGTACCTAGATGAGTTGATTTATAAAACAAAGGAATGGGTACTTTCGGTAAGGTTAGAACGATCCTACACCAAACAGGAAATTATGGCCATGTACTACAATACTGTAGAATTTGGCAACAACGCATTCGGCATTAAATCAGCGGCAAAAACCTATTTCAACAAACTTCCATCGGCACTGACAGTTTCTGAGGCGGCCGTACTCGCCGGTATGCAAAAAGGTGTGACTACTTACCGACCAGACATCAACCCTAACGCTTCTAAAAGAAGGAGGAATGTGGTAATGAACCAGATGGTGAAATACGACTTCTTATCACAAGAAGCCTATGACACGCTTAAAGTGCCGGACATAGAATTGAGCCTAAAACAGCAAGATCAAAATACTGGATTAGCCCAATATTTCAGAGAAGTGGCCAGGGTGGACTTAAGAGAGCTTTGTAAAGAGCTCGGCTATGACCTGTATGCCGATGGACTGAAAATTTTCACCACCATCGATAGCAGAATGCAAACATACGCTGAACAAGCCACTGACTCGGCGATGTCTAAACTTCAAGCGCTATTTGATAAAAAACTAACGGAAGAGGACCGATCGCTTTGGATAGATAGCAAAGGAAGACCAATACGAGATTTCTTGGAAGACAAAGTGTTGTCAAAATCTTCAGCATACAGAAACTTAGTGAAGCAATACGGGGAAGATTCAGATTCGGTCGACTACTACATGAACAAACCGAAAAATCTCACTGTATTTTCTTGGCAAGGCGAAATAGATACTGTTATGAGTACTGTCGACTCAGTAAAGTATTATAAGCAATTTTTGCAAAGCGGATTCCTAGCCAGTGATCCTAAGACAGGTGCTATAAAAGCATGGGTTGGCGGTATTAACTTTAATTACTTCAAATACGACCACGTCAGAAGTGGTGGACGACAGCCTGGTTCCTTGTTCAAACCTTTTGTCTATGCCACGGCCGTTGAACAAGGTTACTCCCCGTGTTATGTCTTTAAAGATGAGGCGGTATCCATAGATATCCCCGACCAAGATGAACCTTGGAGCCCACAGAATGCAGAAGGTAGATTTAGTGGAAAAGAAATGACGCTAAAACAGGCCATGGCCAATTCCGTGAACTCAATTACAGCCAGAGTTATGGATATAGTAAAACCTGAAAAGGTGGTGGATATGACCAAGAGACTAGGAATTAAGAGTAGAATACCTCCATACTATTCGATAGCCTTAGGTACCGAGAATGCTACATTACACGAGCTCATTGGCGCTTACGGGGCTTTTGCCAATAAAGGCGTACATATAGAACCATACTATGTCAGCCGAATTGAAGATAGATTCGGGAATGTAATCTATAACGAGCCTCCTAGAAAAAGCAGGGCGATAAGTGAAGACGTAGCCTATGTAATGCTGAATATGCTTCAGGAAACCGTAAAATCAGGTTCAGGCCGAGGATTAAACTATACCTATCAGTTAGTGGATGGTAAACAGGAGAAGAATGAGATTGGCGCAAAAACTGGTACAACACAAAATGCTTCAGACGGTTGGTTTATGGCGGTAACGAAAGATTTGGTTGCTGGTGCATGGGTCGGGGGCGATGATAGAGCCATACATTTCTCAAGTTGGATAGACGGCCAAGGTGCTAGAACCGCGATGCCAATTGTCGGTTTATTTATGCAAAAGGTCTATGCCGATAGTACAATTGGAATAGAGCGATCATTTTTCGATAGACCTGCCGATTTGAACCGCGAAATAGATTGCCAGAAGTTCGCCGATATTGTTAGCCCATCTGATAGTACTATCATTTACGACGATGAAATCTATCAGCCGAAATAG